The following nucleotide sequence is from Zea mays cultivar B73 chromosome 1, Zm-B73-REFERENCE-NAM-5.0, whole genome shotgun sequence.
TGGGGGGATCTCTAGTGGGGGACGACGGAATCTGCGGGATAGCTCTCTGGTTCGCCTATGCTGCGAGCAGTGAGTTCACTGCTGCGAGATAGGAGAGACACCCGTGCGAGTGCGAGATAGGAGCGAGAGAGGAGAGAAGGAAGATGTCCGGCGTCCGTGCTAGAGAGGAGAAGGAGAGAACGGACACCTCGACGGCGCTAACGGCAATGGAGACGGCAAGGTATCAACGACACTAAGCGTTTAAGTTACCGTGTAATGTCGTGGTCCAGTCCATTTTAGAGTGTGGGTTGTCCCCAATTTTTCCATAAGAGCGAATCCCTCGCCTACGCCTCCAAAACGTCGAAGCCGCACGTGAAGATCTCCATAATGCCAAATTTCTCCTCCCAGCCAGGGAAGTCTGCTACTGCCTCCAGTCCCAGATCCACCCGTCTGTTCCGCCCCGCCGCGCGCACCATGGATCCCCCGCGGCGGCGGCTACCCGCcgcgctcgtcgtcttcctcctgCTCCTCGCCGCGGCCTCTCCCGTCGCGCGCGCGTGGAAGAAGGACGAGTTTCGCAACTGCAACCAGACGCCCTTCTGCAAGCGCGCTCGGACCCGCGCCCCGCACTCGCTCGACGCGCCGCTCTCCCTCGCCGCCAGCTCCCTGGCCATCTCCCCCGACGGCTCTATCTCCGCTGAGCTCTCCCACCCGTCCCGCCCGCGGCCCCTCGTGCTCCGCCTCTCTGCGCTGCCCCCGCACGCGCTGCGGCTCCAGATCGATGAGGACTACTCCACCGCCACGCCGCCGCACCGCCGGTTTCACGTCCCCGATGTCCTCCTCCCGGACCTCGAGGCCCGCACGCTCCACCTCCCCGAGCCCAAGACTGCCGCTGGCGTATCCACCGTTGCGCTCTCCTCCGACCTTGACGTCGTCGTTAGACACGATCCGTTCGAGCTTGCCGTCCGCCGTGCTGGGTCGGGCGATCCCGTGCTCTCCTTCAACTCCCACGGCCTCTTCGACTTCGAGCCGATGCGGGAGTCCAAGCCGGAGGACGACACGTGGGAGGAGCACTTCCGGAGTCACACCGACAAGCGCCCCCGCGGCCCGCAGTCCATCACCTTCGACCTCTCCTTCTATGGCGCGGACTTCGTCTACGGTCTCCCGGAGCACGGGTCCACCTCGCTCGCCCTCCGCCCCACCCGCGGCCCGGGGGTTGAGGAGTCCGAGCCCTACCGCCTCTTCAACCTTGATGTCTTCGAGTACCTCCACGAATCGCCCTTCGGTCTGTATGGCTCGATCCCCTTCATGATTGGGCATGGCGGCCGGGCGTCGTCTGGCTTCTTCTGGCTCAACGCAGCGGAGATGCAGATTGACGTGCTTGCACCAGGTTGGGATGGGGTCACTGACCATGAGAACGGGCGGATCGACACACTGTGGATGGCTGAGGCTGGTGTCATCGATGCATTCTTCTTTGTTGGTTCTGAGCCTAAGGATGTGATCAAGCAGTACATAAGTGTCACGGGCACACCTTCAATGCCACAACAGTTTGCTACTGCGTATCACCAATGCCGGTGGAACTACCGGGATGAGGCAGATGTTGACGGTGTAGATGCTGGTTTTGATGAGCATGATATTCCATATGATGTGCTCTGGCTCGACATTGAGCATACGGATGGCAAGCGGTACTTTACATGGGATCATTCTGCTTTCCCCAATCCAGAGGAGATGCAGCGAAAGATAGCAGATAAGGGGAGGAAGATGGTCACCATTGTGGATCCCCACATCAAGCGTGACAGTTCATTCCACCTCCACAAGGAGGCAACAGACAAGGGGTACTATGTGAAAGATGCGAATGGGAATGACTTTGATGGGTGGTGCTGGCCTGGATCATCATCCTATCCTGACATGTTGAATCCTGAGATACGTGAGTGGTGGGCTGACAAGTTCTCCTATGAAAATTACAAGGGATCAACTCCAACACTGTACATTTGGAATGATATGAATGAGCCATCTGTCTTCAATGGCCCCGAGGTATGTCATTTAATCGTGGTACCCTTGCATTCTCTTGTGAGTTGCGATGATGAAATATAGAGGCGAAAATGGGACCTGTGCATTCTTGGTAAACATTTTTCTTTCCTTGAATAGGTCACCATGCCCAGGGATGCAATGCATTATGGAGATGTTGAACACCGAGAATTGCATAATGCATATGGGTACTACTTTCATATGGCTACCGCAGATGGACTTCTCAAGCGAGGCGAGGGGAAAGATAGACCCTTTGTTTTGTCAAGGGCCTTCTTTGCTGGAAGTCAACGGTATGGTGCAGTTTGGACAGGCGACAACTCCGCAGACTGGGATCACTTGAAATCTTCTATCCCAATGGTCTTAACTCTTGGTCTTACTGGCTTGCCTTTCTCTGGTGGGTGGGACTACCTTGCTTCTTCGTTTCAGTAATCTTGATGCTAGAAACCTTACTGACATTTGAAGTTTCAACAGGCGCGGATATTGGTGGATTCTTTGGAAACCCAGAACCAGACCTATTGGTGCGTTGGTACCAAGTAGGAGCATTTTATCCTTTCTTTAGGGGTCATGCTCATCATGACACCAAGAGACGTGAGCCATGGTTATTTGGGTAATTCTTCAGATACTGTTGTTTTTGGAAGTTTTATCTTAAAGTTCTGTGACTTCTGTCCAACATGTCTGATGTTAGAGGGGAAGAAAAATCACATGATGTAACTTCATTCTTGTGATTTAGTTCTTTTAGATGTTTGGTATTTGGGAAACATAGATTCCAATCTTTTCAATACTAACATAATTTCCTTACTTTAGAGAGCGAAGAACTGCCATCATAAGGGAGGCGATACATATGCGGTATTCATTGTTGCCCTACTTCTACACGCTGTTCAGAGAGGCTAGTGTAAATGGCATTCCTGTCATGCGTCCTTTATGGTTAGAATTTCCTGACGATAAAGAAACTTATAACAATGGCGAGGCATTTATGGTGGGGCCCAGCCTTTTAGCTCAAGGAATATACGAAGAGGTATATAAAACTACATGCTTTTCATGGCTAATGAATAATTTGCTGAAATGAAataatttacctgttaagacgtcAATCATCATGCAGGGCCAGAAATCAGTGTCGGTCTACCTTCCTGGGAAGGAGTCATGGTATGACTTGAGAAATGGATCTCCATACAAGGGAAGCGCGACACACAAGCTACAGGTTTTAGAAGATAGCATTCCCAGCTTCCAAAGGGCTGGTACAATTGTGCCAAGAAAGGACAGATTCAGACGCAGTTCTACTCAGATGGTGAATGATCCATACACTCTGGTATGTCAAACATGTTAATCCTATCCTATGTAAAAAATCATTTTATCTATTCAGTACACATCTTGTTCGTTGATTTAATTTGGTATAATTGTAGTTCCACCCACTCTTTTGTTTCCTTGATGCACAAATAATTTTTTACTTTGTTCAATCACAAAGATAGGTCCTTTTAGGATTCCTATCAGTAACTTCGACTAACAATACATGAAAAAGTTAGATTGATTAACTATTTAAGATAAGCGCCATTAGATTTTTCATAAGAAGCACTTCCGTAACATGTAACCATTTCATTTTATGTCATAGATTGCTAGTCAAAACCTTGTAAACTGTGTCA
It contains:
- the LOC100383593 gene encoding putative glucan 13-alpha-glucosidase isoform X1, with the translated sequence MPNFSSQPGKSATASSPRSTRLFRPAARTMDPPRRRLPAALVVFLLLLAAASPVARAWKKDEFRNCNQTPFCKRARTRAPHSLDAPLSLAASSLAISPDGSISAELSHPSRPRPLVLRLSALPPHALRLQIDEDYSTATPPHRRFHVPDVLLPDLEARTLHLPEPKTAAGVSTVALSSDLDVVVRHDPFELAVRRAGSGDPVLSFNSHGLFDFEPMRESKPEDDTWEEHFRSHTDKRPRGPQSITFDLSFYGADFVYGLPEHGSTSLALRPTRGPGVEESEPYRLFNLDVFEYLHESPFGLYGSIPFMIGHGGRASSGFFWLNAAEMQIDVLAPGWDGVTDHENGRIDTLWMAEAGVIDAFFFVGSEPKDVIKQYISVTGTPSMPQQFATAYHQCRWNYRDEADVDGVDAGFDEHDIPYDVLWLDIEHTDGKRYFTWDHSAFPNPEEMQRKIADKGRKMVTIVDPHIKRDSSFHLHKEATDKGYYVKDANGNDFDGWCWPGSSSYPDMLNPEIREWWADKFSYENYKGSTPTLYIWNDMNEPSVFNGPEVTMPRDAMHYGDVEHRELHNAYGYYFHMATADGLLKRGEGKDRPFVLSRAFFAGSQRYGAVWTGDNSADWDHLKSSIPMVLTLGLTGLPFSGADIGGFFGNPEPDLLVRWYQVGAFYPFFRGHAHHDTKRREPWLFGERRTAIIREAIHMRYSLLPYFYTLFREASVNGIPVMRPLWLEFPDDKETYNNGEAFMVGPSLLAQGIYEEGQKSVSVYLPGKESWYDLRNGSPYKGSATHKLQVLEDSIPSFQRAGTIVPRKDRFRRSSTQMVNDPYTLVIALNSSGAGEGELYVDDGKSYEYQQGAFIHRRFVFADNKLTSFNIGPDDLGKKFRSDCVIERIIILGLRSGVKKAIIEPGNQELEIESGPISLRSGSSPVAPTIRRPNVCIADSWTIRIA
- the LOC100383593 gene encoding putative glucan 13-alpha-glucosidase precursor, with product MDPPRRRLPAALVVFLLLLAAASPVARAWKKDEFRNCNQTPFCKRARTRAPHSLDAPLSLAASSLAISPDGSISAELSHPSRPRPLVLRLSALPPHALRLQIDEDYSTATPPHRRFHVPDVLLPDLEARTLHLPEPKTAAGVSTVALSSDLDVVVRHDPFELAVRRAGSGDPVLSFNSHGLFDFEPMRESKPEDDTWEEHFRSHTDKRPRGPQSITFDLSFYGADFVYGLPEHGSTSLALRPTRGPGVEESEPYRLFNLDVFEYLHESPFGLYGSIPFMIGHGGRASSGFFWLNAAEMQIDVLAPGWDGVTDHENGRIDTLWMAEAGVIDAFFFVGSEPKDVIKQYISVTGTPSMPQQFATAYHQCRWNYRDEADVDGVDAGFDEHDIPYDVLWLDIEHTDGKRYFTWDHSAFPNPEEMQRKIADKGRKMVTIVDPHIKRDSSFHLHKEATDKGYYVKDANGNDFDGWCWPGSSSYPDMLNPEIREWWADKFSYENYKGSTPTLYIWNDMNEPSVFNGPEVTMPRDAMHYGDVEHRELHNAYGYYFHMATADGLLKRGEGKDRPFVLSRAFFAGSQRYGAVWTGDNSADWDHLKSSIPMVLTLGLTGLPFSGADIGGFFGNPEPDLLVRWYQVGAFYPFFRGHAHHDTKRREPWLFGERRTAIIREAIHMRYSLLPYFYTLFREASVNGIPVMRPLWLEFPDDKETYNNGEAFMVGPSLLAQGIYEEGQKSVSVYLPGKESWYDLRNGSPYKGSATHKLQVLEDSIPSFQRAGTIVPRKDRFRRSSTQMVNDPYTLVIALNSSGAGEGELYVDDGKSYEYQQGAFIHRRFVFADNKLTSFNIGPDDLGKKFRSDCVIERIIILGLRSGVKKAIIEPGNQELEIESGPISLRSGSSPVAPTIRRPNVCIADSWTIRIA